Proteins co-encoded in one Metabacillus sp. KUDC1714 genomic window:
- a CDS encoding ABC transporter ATP-binding protein has translation MLKVDRVEKSYKKGGLFSTERQNVLKNVSFECKDGECLGIIGESGSGKSTLGRLIVGIEKPDRGTVLFEGKSVEDRRVRLGNISAVFQDYKSSINPFFTVEEAIMEPLNIQNNEKKEHQSKIDLLLNQVGLSSSYKEKYPHELSGGEVQRVCIARAISTEPKCVLLDEAISSLDVSVQTQVLELLIELKKIYNMSYIFITHDIQAAAYICDRVLIFRDGQIEEMIKIEQLKDVQSEYARKLLQALITF, from the coding sequence TTGCTGAAGGTTGATCGTGTTGAAAAATCCTATAAAAAAGGTGGATTGTTTTCTACAGAAAGACAGAACGTTTTAAAGAATGTAAGTTTTGAATGTAAGGACGGGGAATGTCTCGGTATTATCGGAGAGAGTGGAAGTGGAAAATCAACATTAGGGCGTTTAATAGTAGGAATTGAAAAGCCTGATCGTGGAACAGTTTTATTTGAAGGAAAGAGTGTAGAGGATAGAAGAGTAAGATTAGGCAATATTAGCGCTGTTTTTCAAGACTATAAATCTTCCATTAATCCCTTCTTTACAGTTGAAGAAGCAATAATGGAGCCATTAAACATTCAGAATAATGAAAAAAAGGAACATCAAAGCAAGATTGATCTTCTATTAAATCAAGTAGGATTAAGTTCTTCCTATAAAGAAAAATATCCTCATGAGTTATCAGGTGGAGAGGTTCAGAGAGTGTGTATTGCAAGAGCCATTTCAACAGAACCAAAATGTGTTTTATTAGATGAAGCAATCAGTTCATTAGATGTATCTGTTCAAACACAAGTCCTTGAGTTGTTAATAGAGTTAAAAAAAATCTACAACATGAGTTATATTTTTATTACTCATGATATACAGGCTGCTGCCTATATTTGCGACAGAGTCCTTATATTTAGAGATGGTCAAATCGAAGAAATGATTAAAATCGAACAATTAAAGGACGTTCAGTCAGAGTACGCAAGAAAATTATTGCAGGCGTTAATAACGTTTTAA
- the cntD gene encoding staphylopine uptake ABC transporter ATP-binding protein CntD: MNLLEVKNLKIWDVNTGNVIIHNSSFHLKKGSCLAIVGESGSGKSLTCRAIMRLNRPSLHQSGDILFKGENVNNLPEKEMRKKRGRSLCMILQNGMSAFDPSCVIGVHLKETLAEHFEWNKNEIEEKMKNAMESVMLKNPKEIMNKYPHQLSGGMLQRIMIAMTIVLEPDIIIADEPTTALDTISQFEVIEQLIKLRERMGCSMIFISHDLGVVRKIADDVLVMKDGKIVERGSTQALFSEPKHEYTKYLVTTRLALSENFKKIMRGGAKVAEG, from the coding sequence ATGAATCTATTAGAAGTTAAAAATTTAAAGATATGGGATGTTAATACGGGTAATGTCATTATTCATAATAGTTCATTCCATTTAAAGAAAGGAAGCTGTCTGGCAATTGTAGGAGAAAGCGGAAGCGGTAAGTCATTGACATGTAGGGCAATTATGAGATTAAATAGGCCCTCACTTCACCAATCAGGGGACATTTTATTTAAAGGGGAAAACGTAAACAATCTTCCTGAAAAAGAGATGAGAAAGAAAAGGGGAAGAAGCCTTTGCATGATTCTACAAAATGGGATGAGTGCGTTTGATCCTTCTTGTGTGATTGGTGTTCATTTAAAGGAAACACTTGCTGAACATTTCGAGTGGAATAAAAACGAAATAGAAGAAAAAATGAAAAATGCCATGGAAAGTGTCATGCTTAAAAATCCGAAAGAGATTATGAACAAATATCCCCACCAGTTATCAGGTGGGATGTTGCAGCGAATTATGATCGCGATGACAATCGTCTTAGAGCCTGACATTATTATCGCTGATGAACCGACAACAGCGCTCGATACCATTTCGCAATTTGAGGTCATTGAACAACTTATTAAATTACGAGAAAGAATGGGTTGTTCGATGATTTTTATTTCACACGACTTAGGCGTTGTAAGAAAAATTGCTGATGACGTTTTAGTTATGAAGGATGGAAAAATTGTTGAAAGAGGGAGTACACAAGCCCTTTTTTCAGAACCGAAACATGAATATACAAAATATTTAGTGACTACTAGACTAGCCCTGAGTGAAAATTTTAAAAAAATTATGAGGGGAGGGGCTAAAGTTGCTGAAGGTTGA
- the cntC gene encoding staphylopine uptake ABC transporter permease subunit CntC: MRVLKNLSKDKLAVISILVIVVIIIVGIFAPIFAPHDPNKVNMPLRYAGFSWEYLLGNDHLGRCILSRLIYGIRPSVLWVLVVLLISVLIGAILGFLAGYFRGTVDAFIMRACDIMLSFPGYVMALAIVGILGMGLENILIAFILIKWAWFARIIRTSVMQYAELDYVKFSKASGTNHIKIIYKHIVPVTFSDIAVISSSAIGSMILQISGFSFLGLGIQAPNAEWGMMLNEAREVMFTRPELMLAPGLAIFIVVSAFNFLSDALQVALDPKLANSKNMHQENLPLSKIKLQEKEVAN; this comes from the coding sequence ATGAGAGTATTGAAAAATTTAAGTAAAGATAAGTTAGCTGTTATTTCTATATTAGTCATTGTTGTCATTATTATTGTTGGAATATTTGCTCCTATATTTGCACCCCATGACCCAAATAAAGTAAATATGCCCCTTCGATATGCAGGCTTTTCGTGGGAATACCTATTAGGAAACGATCACTTAGGGAGATGTATCTTATCAAGATTAATTTATGGGATTCGTCCCAGCGTGTTATGGGTTTTAGTTGTATTATTAATATCTGTGTTGATTGGGGCTATCTTAGGTTTTCTAGCAGGATACTTTAGAGGAACAGTAGATGCTTTCATCATGAGAGCTTGTGACATCATGCTTTCTTTTCCTGGGTATGTCATGGCATTGGCGATTGTTGGTATTTTAGGCATGGGTCTTGAGAATATATTGATTGCGTTTATTCTGATTAAATGGGCATGGTTTGCTCGAATCATTAGAACGTCTGTGATGCAGTATGCTGAATTAGACTATGTGAAATTTTCCAAAGCTTCTGGAACAAATCATATAAAAATTATATACAAGCACATTGTTCCTGTTACATTTTCTGATATCGCGGTTATATCAAGCAGCGCTATTGGTTCCATGATTTTGCAAATATCCGGGTTTTCCTTCCTTGGTTTAGGCATTCAAGCTCCAAATGCTGAATGGGGGATGATGTTAAATGAGGCGAGGGAAGTAATGTTTACAAGACCTGAGTTAATGTTAGCACCTGGTTTAGCCATTTTTATTGTCGTATCTGCATTTAATTTTTTATCTGACGCACTTCAAGTTGCTTTAGATCCTAAATTAGCAAACTCTAAAAATATGCATCAAGAAAATCTACCGCTCTCTAAAATTAAGCTTCAAGAAAAAGAGGTGGCTAATTAA
- the opp1B gene encoding nickel/cobalt ABC transporter permease has translation MRRYIIKRLFISIPLLLVISFLTFVLINLSPLDPAEVVLQAQGVPTITEELIAQTKEELGMDQPFIIRYLDWVIACLQLDFGNSYVTEKPVWSLIGPAFVNTFKLTFVSSVVIILMSILLGVICAMNEGKLIDKSVRGFSFFLTAMPSYWLAALMIWYFSVKLDLLPTSGMESYKNYILPVIVIAVSYAGIYFRVVRSSMLSNLNEDYVLYGRACGLTERKITLHILRNSLQVAISIFCMAIPIILGSTVVIENVFAWPGLGSLSVRSILSRDFPIIQAYVLIVAVAFVLFNTISDIINAVMNPKLRNDL, from the coding sequence TTGAGACGTTACATCATTAAAAGGCTGTTCATTTCTATCCCTTTACTCCTAGTCATATCATTTTTAACGTTTGTGTTAATTAATCTTTCTCCCTTAGATCCAGCTGAAGTGGTATTACAAGCACAAGGTGTTCCAACAATAACAGAGGAATTAATAGCTCAAACGAAAGAAGAGTTGGGGATGGATCAACCCTTTATCATACGATACTTGGATTGGGTCATTGCTTGTTTACAGTTGGATTTTGGGAATTCCTATGTGACAGAAAAACCAGTTTGGTCATTAATAGGTCCAGCTTTTGTAAATACGTTCAAGCTGACATTCGTTTCATCTGTTGTCATTATCCTAATGTCGATACTATTAGGTGTTATTTGTGCAATGAATGAAGGGAAATTAATTGATAAGTCGGTAAGAGGATTTTCATTTTTTTTAACGGCAATGCCATCTTATTGGCTTGCTGCTCTTATGATTTGGTATTTTTCCGTTAAATTGGATTTATTACCAACTAGTGGAATGGAGTCGTATAAAAATTACATTCTACCGGTTATTGTCATAGCTGTAAGTTATGCAGGTATCTATTTTAGGGTCGTTAGAAGTTCGATGTTAAGCAATTTAAATGAAGACTATGTTCTGTATGGAAGGGCATGTGGCTTAACAGAAAGGAAAATCACCCTGCATATATTAAGGAATTCATTGCAAGTAGCCATTTCAATATTTTGTATGGCTATACCCATTATATTGGGAAGTACAGTAGTAATAGAAAATGTTTTTGCTTGGCCAGGGTTAGGAAGTCTAAGTGTTAGATCCATATTAAGCAGAGATTTTCCCATTATCCAAGCTTATGTTCTTATAGTAGCAGTGGCCTTTGTATTGTTTAATACGATATCCGACATTATAAATGCTGTGATGAATCCTAAATTAAGGAATGATCTCTAA
- the cntA gene encoding staphylopine-dependent metal ABC transporter substrate-binding lipoprotein: MRHKLVALVFLVLSILVACSVNTGKSSNVKEDTVSTNNEKELVYASAKDINDMNPHLYTGSMPAQGMIYESLVENTKDGIKPLLAESWEVSEDGKVYTFHLRKDVKFHDGEPFNAEAVKQNIEAVQNNAEKHSWIKLSTKIESCNVVDEYTVELVLSEAYYPTLVELSMTRPYVFLSPKNFIDGGTKDGVNGYNGTGPYVLTEHKTDQYATFEANENYWGGSPKIKKITSKVLPAGETTFLSLQKGEVNVAFTDDRGADSLDVEAMNQLVDSGEYQLVRSEPMNTKMIVANSSKLDNPVNETAVREAIWYAIDRETISKDILNGTETIANTMFSSNVNYADVDLKKRDYDVEKAKEILKEAGWQLGNGAEVRTKNGNKLAIKLYYDSNSSSQKTQAEFMQHSLKEIGIQLENIGEESTSIANRRSTGDYDLLFNQTWGLAYDPQSTIAAFTSKASYLHTTSGIAKADELYKKIDEVMVSTDEETRKSLYADILTIVHDEAVFIPISNGSVTVVAPKNLKGISFKQTQFELPFELMNFE, translated from the coding sequence ATTAGACATAAGTTAGTGGCTCTCGTTTTTTTGGTTTTATCTATTCTAGTTGCCTGCTCTGTAAATACTGGGAAATCTAGTAATGTAAAGGAAGATACGGTCTCAACAAATAATGAAAAAGAATTAGTTTATGCATCAGCTAAAGATATTAATGATATGAACCCTCATTTGTACACAGGCTCAATGCCTGCTCAAGGGATGATATATGAATCATTAGTTGAAAATACGAAAGATGGAATTAAGCCTTTACTTGCTGAGTCCTGGGAAGTTTCAGAAGATGGAAAAGTATATACTTTTCATTTAAGAAAAGATGTGAAATTCCATGATGGGGAACCATTTAACGCAGAGGCCGTGAAGCAAAATATTGAGGCTGTTCAAAATAATGCAGAAAAACATTCTTGGATTAAGCTATCAACAAAAATCGAGAGTTGTAATGTAGTAGATGAGTATACAGTTGAATTAGTTCTGTCAGAAGCATATTATCCAACTTTAGTTGAATTGTCTATGACTAGACCTTATGTATTCCTATCACCCAAAAATTTTATTGACGGGGGAACAAAAGATGGTGTAAATGGTTACAACGGGACAGGACCGTATGTTCTTACAGAACATAAGACCGATCAGTATGCCACTTTTGAAGCAAATGAAAACTACTGGGGTGGCTCACCTAAGATTAAGAAAATTACTTCTAAAGTTCTTCCTGCAGGGGAAACGACATTTTTATCCTTACAAAAAGGAGAAGTAAACGTTGCTTTCACTGATGATCGAGGTGCAGACAGTCTTGATGTTGAAGCAATGAATCAATTAGTTGATTCTGGTGAATATCAACTCGTTAGAAGTGAACCAATGAATACGAAAATGATCGTAGCTAATAGTAGTAAATTGGATAATCCAGTAAACGAGACAGCTGTTCGTGAAGCGATTTGGTACGCTATCGATAGAGAAACAATTAGTAAGGATATTTTAAATGGGACAGAAACAATAGCCAATACAATGTTTTCATCTAACGTCAATTATGCAGATGTTGATTTGAAGAAACGAGACTACGATGTTGAAAAAGCGAAAGAAATCTTAAAAGAAGCCGGATGGCAATTAGGGAATGGTGCTGAAGTTAGAACGAAAAACGGCAACAAATTAGCAATAAAACTTTATTATGATAGCAATTCTTCTTCCCAAAAAACACAGGCTGAATTTATGCAACATTCATTAAAAGAGATAGGTATTCAACTGGAGAATATTGGTGAGGAATCAACTTCAATTGCTAATAGAAGATCAACTGGTGATTATGATTTATTATTCAATCAAACATGGGGACTAGCATATGATCCACAAAGTACAATCGCTGCTTTTACTTCTAAGGCTTCTTACTTACATACTACAAGTGGCATTGCGAAAGCAGATGAACTCTACAAGAAGATTGATGAAGTTATGGTGTCCACCGATGAGGAAACACGAAAATCATTATATGCTGATATTTTAACAATTGTCCACGATGAAGCAGTCTTTATCCCAATATCAAATGGAAGCGTCACTGTAGTGGCACCAAAAAATTTAAAAGGTATTTCATTTAAGCAAACCCAATTTGAACTGCCATTTGAACTAATGAATTTTGAATAA
- a CDS encoding opine metallophore biosynthesis dehydrogenase, producing the protein MSEFKRVLLLGTGPTSIQLAVNFKKKLNCYVGIAGRESIRSEKVFAELKRSDQLIRVSVQNEKHRSMEGECFVDQVFNGYGTIKGDWDTIILSVTTDAYIEVLKQINDRFLKQVRCIVLISPTFGSNSLISNYMSHLNSDAEIISFSTYFGDTRWTDDRPLNHVLTTAVKKKIYIGSTHYPSKNANRLCKLYQQLGITLEIMKSPIEAETRNISLYVHPPLFMNDFSLSTIFGELDTKKYVYKIYPEGPITQYLIRDMLAQWKEIMNVLGKMNLQSINLLKFMTDDNYPVRLESLSRNDIENFDQLDIIQQEYLLYIRYTALLIDPFSEPDQEGKYFDFSAVPFRKIFVNMEGYLDIPRMPKEDYYRIKIIQGIARYTKTPCPTIDKFNKTYENKIKKVAQSHKGELLSKAFTVQSFDEDLKMICNGIGKSIGTR; encoded by the coding sequence ATGAGTGAGTTTAAGAGAGTCTTATTGTTAGGAACTGGTCCTACATCAATCCAACTTGCTGTAAATTTTAAAAAGAAATTGAATTGTTATGTGGGAATTGCCGGAAGAGAATCTATTCGTTCAGAAAAAGTCTTTGCGGAGCTTAAGCGAAGTGACCAACTAATTCGTGTAAGCGTTCAAAATGAAAAGCATCGAAGTATGGAAGGTGAATGCTTCGTTGATCAAGTTTTTAATGGATATGGAACAATTAAGGGTGACTGGGATACTATTATTCTTTCTGTAACCACGGATGCCTACATCGAAGTATTAAAACAAATCAATGATAGGTTTTTAAAACAAGTAAGGTGTATTGTTTTAATTTCTCCGACTTTTGGATCGAATAGCTTAATAAGTAATTATATGAGCCATCTTAATTCAGATGCGGAAATTATTAGTTTTTCTACATATTTTGGTGATACACGATGGACGGACGACAGACCACTTAATCATGTATTAACAACAGCAGTAAAGAAAAAGATTTATATAGGCTCCACACACTATCCGTCTAAAAATGCCAACAGACTATGTAAGTTATATCAACAACTAGGTATTACTCTAGAAATTATGAAATCTCCAATTGAGGCTGAGACAAGAAATATTTCTTTATATGTACACCCACCGTTGTTTATGAATGATTTTTCATTAAGTACAATATTTGGAGAATTAGATACCAAGAAATATGTATATAAAATTTATCCTGAGGGACCCATTACCCAATATTTAATTCGTGATATGCTGGCCCAATGGAAAGAAATTATGAATGTTCTAGGGAAGATGAACTTACAAAGTATCAATTTACTTAAATTTATGACAGATGATAATTATCCGGTGAGATTGGAAAGTTTATCACGTAATGATATAGAAAATTTCGATCAGTTAGACATTATTCAGCAAGAATACTTATTGTATATACGCTATACCGCACTGTTAATCGATCCTTTTTCAGAACCAGATCAGGAAGGAAAATATTTTGATTTTTCTGCTGTTCCATTTAGGAAAATATTCGTCAATATGGAAGGGTATTTGGATATCCCTAGGATGCCTAAGGAAGATTATTATCGAATAAAAATCATACAAGGAATTGCAAGATATACAAAAACGCCTTGCCCAACCATAGACAAGTTTAATAAAACTTATGAGAATAAAATTAAAAAGGTTGCTCAATCTCATAAAGGTGAATTACTATCTAAAGCATTTACCGTTCAAAGCTTTGATGAAGACTTGAAAATGATATGCAACGGAATTGGAAAAAGTATAGGAACAAGATGA
- a CDS encoding methyltransferase domain-containing protein encodes MNTVITFQEHLSEFLEKFDDLSRRYDHTINNCSELGSLIDAYSKFITDDRNKEAWEQLERQESSDLNQLVVGLRKKSALCVAIMEKYRAFKLQNGNVEMTDYFQNIESCIEKEFGSFRVTSKSKVLLVGSGSFPMTPLLIAKRTGAEVVGIDIDDEAINLGRNVVERLGAGLNIRLEKALVENLNYTKDVTHIIFSSTVESKYEILDQLHILTNENVVVAMRYGDQLKSLFNYPSREVDGQKWRQVEKILRPDHVFDIALYKKA; translated from the coding sequence ATGAATACTGTAATAACTTTTCAAGAACATTTAAGTGAGTTTTTAGAAAAATTTGATGATTTATCAAGAAGATACGATCATACAATCAATAATTGTTCAGAGTTAGGGAGTTTAATAGATGCTTATTCAAAATTCATTACAGACGACAGGAATAAAGAAGCTTGGGAACAACTAGAACGACAGGAATCTAGTGATTTGAATCAACTTGTAGTGGGTTTAAGAAAAAAATCTGCACTTTGTGTTGCTATTATGGAAAAATATCGTGCATTCAAGTTGCAGAATGGAAATGTCGAAATGACTGATTACTTCCAAAATATAGAATCGTGCATTGAAAAAGAATTCGGAAGTTTCCGAGTTACTTCCAAATCAAAAGTATTATTAGTAGGTTCTGGTTCATTTCCAATGACACCACTGTTAATTGCGAAGCGAACAGGAGCAGAGGTTGTAGGAATAGATATAGATGATGAAGCCATTAATCTAGGACGAAACGTTGTAGAAAGATTGGGAGCTGGATTAAATATCAGATTAGAAAAAGCATTAGTAGAAAATCTTAATTATACAAAAGATGTGACCCATATCATTTTTAGTTCAACTGTTGAAAGTAAATATGAGATATTGGATCAATTACACATATTGACGAATGAAAATGTAGTTGTTGCTATGAGATATGGTGATCAGTTGAAGTCCTTATTTAATTACCCATCGAGAGAGGTGGATGGGCAAAAGTGGAGACAAGTTGAAAAGATATTACGACCTGATCATGTATTTGATATAGCATTGTATAAAAAAGCATAA
- the rpsN gene encoding 30S ribosomal protein S14 — MAKKSKVAKEQKRQAMVKKYAALRMELIEKEDYEALRKLPRDSSPTRLKNRCLVTGRPRGYLRKFKMSRIAFREYAHKGQIPGVKKSSW; from the coding sequence ATGGCAAAAAAATCGAAAGTAGCAAAAGAACAGAAACGTCAGGCAATGGTGAAGAAGTATGCGGCTCTTCGTATGGAGTTAATCGAAAAAGAGGATTATGAAGCCCTTAGAAAACTCCCAAGAGATTCATCACCGACGCGATTAAAAAACAGATGTCTAGTAACAGGAAGACCAAGAGGATATTTAAGAAAGTTCAAAATGTCCCGTATAGCTTTTAGGGAATACGCTCATAAAGGACAAATTCCTGGTGTGAAAAAGTCAAGTTGGTAG
- the rpmG gene encoding 50S ribosomal protein L33, which yields MRVKITLACTETGDRNYITPKNKRTNPDRIELMKYCPRLKKRTLHRETK from the coding sequence ATGAGAGTCAAAATTACATTAGCGTGTACAGAAACCGGAGATCGGAATTACATTACGCCGAAGAATAAACGAACAAATCCAGACCGTATCGAGCTTATGAAATATTGTCCACGTTTGAAAAAACGTACTTTACATCGAGAAACCAAATAA
- a CDS encoding ABC transporter ATP-binding protein, translating into MNLLSVKQLTKLYNGQEVVTNLSFDLQKGECLGLVGESGCGKSTLARCLLRLENIDSGSIFFKDEAIENLRHRQLIPFRKDMQIVFQNPTAALNPKLKIKDSLLDPYIQYRSDLALRHFSFTSKEQFVLQLLDAVGLPASLAGRYPHELSGGQRQRVTIARSISIEPELIILDEPTASLDVISQAEILTLLTELRQNLKLSYLFISHDLAAVKQLSQRIMVMKKGIIVDQFPCAELFDDQRHNYTKELISIF; encoded by the coding sequence ATGAATCTACTTTCTGTTAAACAACTAACAAAATTATATAATGGGCAAGAAGTCGTTACTAATCTGTCATTTGATTTGCAAAAGGGAGAATGCTTAGGGCTTGTAGGTGAAAGTGGGTGTGGTAAAAGTACACTCGCTCGTTGTTTACTAAGATTAGAAAATATTGACAGTGGCTCAATCTTCTTTAAAGACGAGGCTATTGAAAATCTTCGTCATCGTCAGCTAATTCCTTTTCGTAAAGATATGCAAATCGTCTTTCAAAATCCTACTGCCGCATTAAATCCTAAGCTGAAAATAAAGGATTCTCTACTAGATCCATATATTCAATATCGAAGTGATCTAGCACTTAGGCATTTTTCTTTTACATCGAAGGAACAATTTGTCCTTCAGTTACTAGATGCTGTGGGATTACCAGCCAGTTTAGCGGGACGCTATCCGCATGAATTGAGTGGTGGACAAAGGCAGAGGGTTACAATCGCTCGCTCGATCAGCATCGAACCTGAGTTAATTATTTTAGATGAACCAACTGCAAGTCTGGATGTCATTTCCCAAGCAGAAATATTAACTTTGTTGACTGAGCTACGTCAGAATTTAAAACTTTCTTATTTGTTTATTTCACATGATCTTGCAGCAGTAAAGCAACTGAGTCAACGAATCATGGTAATGAAAAAGGGGATCATTGTCGATCAATTTCCGTGTGCTGAATTATTTGATGATCAGCGTCATAATTATACAAAAGAGCTAATTTCGATTTTTTAG
- a CDS encoding ABC transporter ATP-binding protein, with the protein MILSIEQLSVSSGEKKIIDCVSLSIRKGEWYALVGQSGSGKSMLSQAIGQMLPSNLRMEGVINFNEHNMMSLSRKQLGDIRGKKLSYIFQDYQGSFTPFRTIGQHFQEYQKVHGINNKETRRMKTLEALESVGLDETFYSRYAFQLSGGQLQRASIALALMFSPDLVIADEITTALDSVTTHRILELLAKRQKESGCAILFITHDWRHVRRYATRLAIMKSGEIIESGGKHRILDHPQHEYTKQLIKAAPILEKGLPSGLDREVSYESTFC; encoded by the coding sequence ATGATATTGTCTATTGAACAATTATCTGTCAGTAGTGGAGAGAAAAAAATAATAGATTGTGTATCTTTATCCATACGTAAAGGTGAATGGTATGCATTGGTAGGGCAAAGCGGAAGTGGGAAAAGTATGCTCTCACAGGCGATTGGTCAAATGCTGCCTTCTAATTTACGAATGGAGGGGGTAATTAATTTCAACGAACATAATATGATGTCGTTGTCTCGTAAACAATTAGGTGATATTCGCGGTAAGAAATTGTCATATATTTTCCAGGATTATCAAGGTTCTTTTACTCCATTTCGAACGATTGGTCAGCACTTTCAAGAATATCAAAAGGTTCATGGAATTAATAATAAAGAAACACGTAGAATGAAAACACTGGAGGCATTAGAATCTGTTGGACTAGATGAAACGTTTTATAGCAGGTACGCATTTCAATTAAGTGGAGGACAGCTTCAGCGTGCTTCAATTGCATTAGCTCTAATGTTTTCACCAGACCTGGTCATTGCAGACGAAATAACGACGGCTCTTGATAGTGTCACTACCCATAGAATATTAGAGTTGCTTGCAAAGCGGCAAAAAGAGTCTGGATGTGCCATCCTTTTTATTACTCATGATTGGCGACATGTTAGACGTTATGCAACTCGCTTAGCGATTATGAAGAGTGGAGAAATTATTGAATCTGGTGGCAAGCATCGAATACTTGATCATCCTCAGCATGAATATACAAAACAGTTGATAAAAGCGGCACCGATATTAGAAAAAGGTCTTCCTTCAGGATTAGATAGAGAGGTTTCATATGAATCTACTTTCTGTTAA
- the nikC gene encoding nickel transporter permease: MKDSFMYLSIPKKYRWQAVLLISFAIIVIIACLYTFLYLSHDPSYTNLDRRLEGMGFEHPLGTDHLGRDILTRLLLGGQQTIGFSLMALGVALLVGIPIGLISGYKRGVIDRLFMRIADGFLAFPDTIVAIVLSGLLGPGIGNLVLAIVMVKWVNYARLVRSTVLSESQKEYVLVARTNGLSSIKIMWKHLVPHILGNVLVMASLDLGKIILLISSLSYIGLGAQPPVPEWGAMLNESRPHFQSSPELMIYPGLAIVVVVLITNLIGDYLRDHFDVKKEVQR, from the coding sequence ATGAAGGACTCCTTTATGTATTTATCGATACCGAAAAAATATAGATGGCAAGCTGTACTACTCATAAGCTTTGCTATCATTGTCATAATTGCATGCTTATATACGTTTCTTTATTTAAGTCATGATCCGTCCTATACAAATTTAGACCGGAGACTTGAGGGAATGGGATTTGAGCATCCGCTAGGAACGGATCATCTAGGTCGAGATATCTTGACGAGGCTTTTGCTTGGTGGTCAACAGACAATCGGCTTCAGTTTAATGGCCTTAGGTGTTGCTCTTCTTGTAGGCATACCAATTGGGCTTATTTCAGGATATAAGCGTGGGGTTATTGATCGTTTATTTATGAGGATTGCCGATGGATTTTTAGCTTTCCCAGATACAATTGTTGCAATTGTGTTAAGTGGTTTGCTTGGTCCGGGTATAGGAAATCTTGTACTTGCGATTGTAATGGTTAAATGGGTAAATTACGCTCGACTTGTTCGAAGTACAGTATTATCTGAATCTCAAAAAGAGTATGTTTTAGTTGCGCGAACGAATGGTTTATCTTCTATAAAAATTATGTGGAAACATCTAGTTCCTCACATTTTAGGAAATGTCCTTGTGATGGCTAGTCTTGACTTAGGAAAGATTATTTTACTTATTTCTTCATTGTCGTATATTGGTTTAGGTGCACAGCCCCCAGTCCCGGAGTGGGGAGCGATGTTAAATGAATCACGTCCTCACTTTCAGTCTAGTCCTGAATTAATGATTTATCCTGGATTAGCGATCGTTGTTGTTGTACTAATCACAAATCTAATCGGAGATTATTTACGTGACCACTTTGATGTGAAAAAAGAGGTGCAGAGATGA